From one Luteolibacter sp. SL250 genomic stretch:
- a CDS encoding helix-turn-helix domain-containing protein, translated as MEEVWDQIGKRLRGAREAADLAVDDVVFRTRIPRSVVEALEADDFSVFTSPTYAKSFLRQYSEYLKVDAEPWLNALEPASYVSGEAWQPMFSGGEPQPSAAKRPVRDPRQKEREPEPARNQWSAVWLMLLSAGLVIGVVKGYQFLDAKFGHEEPQQQAKTRIAAPSEAATAPVKETEPSPQIPTSAPSRQDVSQAAAGVPQEEPRANPPRALIIRE; from the coding sequence GTGGAAGAAGTTTGGGACCAGATCGGCAAACGTCTGCGCGGGGCCCGCGAGGCCGCGGACCTGGCGGTGGATGACGTGGTGTTCCGCACGCGGATCCCCCGCAGCGTGGTGGAGGCGCTGGAAGCGGACGATTTTTCGGTCTTCACCAGCCCCACCTATGCCAAAAGCTTCCTCCGCCAATACAGCGAATACCTCAAGGTGGACGCCGAACCGTGGCTGAACGCACTGGAGCCCGCCTCCTATGTGAGCGGGGAGGCCTGGCAGCCCATGTTTTCCGGCGGTGAACCACAGCCGTCCGCAGCGAAACGCCCGGTGCGGGATCCACGCCAGAAGGAACGGGAACCGGAACCCGCGCGCAACCAGTGGTCAGCCGTGTGGCTGATGCTCCTGAGCGCCGGCCTCGTCATCGGCGTGGTGAAGGGCTACCAATTTCTGGATGCCAAATTCGGCCATGAGGAACCGCAGCAGCAGGCAAAAACCCGCATTGCCGCCCCATCGGAAGCCGCCACCGCTCCGGTGAAGGAGACGGAACCGTCCCCGCAGATCCCCACTTCCGCGCCCAGCCGGCAGGATGTTTCCCAGGCCGCCGCCGGGGTTCCACAGGAGGAACCACGCGCAAACCCGCCGCGCGCGCTGATCATCCGGGAGTAA